A part of Brassica rapa cultivar Chiifu-401-42 chromosome A05, CAAS_Brap_v3.01, whole genome shotgun sequence genomic DNA contains:
- the LOC103869697 gene encoding uncharacterized protein LOC103869697, with amino-acid sequence MGWYYISCKVCGTKLDMLHNNVHPGGTYELDVRCMLYCTKCKMLNPKLKLRYKLHLVVLDNTSHTKLLVLDNIVLQLLHQPCFHPTTHITSEILEPNVLRTALKNLVGKTYLFKIIIDKVNYQYDDNTFRVQKIITSPYMINEFDVSPYPKGHSNKFYPDFSNGSEDLEGSMMLTGSSSVDSESNVKTPAKREGSTIESLEAAFYQSTANKHGPSDSIKKVKTEKSG; translated from the exons ATGGGTTGGTACTATATTAGTTGCAAAGTGTGTGGTACAAAACTAGATATGTTGCATAATAACGTTCATCCCGGAGGAACCTATGAACTGGATGTTCGTTGTATGCTCTATTGTACTAAGTGCAAGATGCTCAATCCTAAGCTGAAGCTAAG GTACAAGTTGCATTTGGTAGTACTAGATAATACAAGCCACACAAAATTGTTGGTGTTAGATAATATTGTGCTGCAATTGCTCCATCAACCTTGCTTTCATCCAACGACACATATCACAAGTGAA ATCCTGGAACCCAATGTTTTACGCACCGCTCTCAAGAATTTAGTTGGTAAAACATATTTGTTTAAGATCATTATAGATAAGGTTAATTATCAGTACGATGACAACACATTCAGGGTGCAGAAGATTATCACCAGCCCATATATGATAAACGAGTTTGACGTGTCCCCTTATCCTAAG GGACATTCAAACAAGTTCTACCCAGATTTTTCTAATGGGTCTGAGGACCTAGAG GGTTCTATGATGCTAACTGGTAGTTCTTCTGTTGACTCTGAATCTAATGTGAAGACTCCTGCTAAACGTGAAGGATCCACAATCGAAAGTTTAGAGGCAGCCTTTTATCAGAGTACTGCTAACAAACATGGACCTTCGGATTCGATCAAGAAAGTGAAGACTGAAAAAAGTGGCTGA
- the LOC103869816 gene encoding zinc finger BED domain-containing protein RICESLEEPER 2, translating to MDNRDLASGSCSEMRKKLKLDDHEEEEVDCSRPSPADPEKEAFNALARSFIRSGVNPNTIKTPSFTKLIRLLNPNFRPTVSILKNEVLEIHQECKEKAKSFLKSFQGKLTLSYEWIVLGHGWTRDSLKGPVLQEDFVCITAHFVDDDWKVRRWILGYAGEVDVVAMDDLYVHGFRKAVQGFEIEGKVSTLLLPNDEGFDEETLGGFRRGLEERGDSSIAPPVFLVYCCADLFRLMVHDVFRELSGKLLEDLRMIVGWGKCSSENWHLWVSNLQRAVDMKNEDEFSKDEIYDDYDKPSDEEWVKIETFSRLVGCMYKVAVELFEGGYSTSNVYFYLLAELKVMLEKELEGADSDYFRCNAKWMLKRFDKYWDHMFLVLATASVLDPRFKMKYLEFYCSKKIDNDEGSKAETVLDYLRSLYARYAASDVCQKPICSVVTVDSKEEGENDDGGGEEEDHDELQDGEEDYDDEQEGENEEDSDEELGEGEEDCEDDEEEEYDEEEDGEEKYDSDSSEEAEREARKNREKKPDACKDFAFFQEFLKFEGSSPRECGESELDAYLKEPVMEWNKDFKALDWWREEGHKYPVLSRVARDILSIPISRATSYHAYGMDRREPPAFVVSLEAEVANAMMCSKKWLRL from the exons ATGGACAACAGAGATCTCGCCTCCGGCTCCTGTTCAG AAATGCGGAAGAAACTAAAACTGGACGAtcatgaggaggaggaggtggattGTAGTCGTCCTTCGCCAGCAGATCCGGAGAAGGAAGCTTTCAACGCCCTAGCGAGGTCGTTCATTCGCAGCGGGGTCAACCCCAACACCATCAAAACCCCTTCCTTCACAAAGCTCATACGTCTCCTCAACCCTAATTTCCGCCCCACTGTTTCCATCCTCAAGAACGAAGTTCTGGAGATACACCAAGAATGCAAAGAGAAAGCTAAAAGCTTTCTCAAAAGTTTCCAAGGGAAGCTAACTCTCTCTTACGAATGGATTGTTCTTGGTCATGGGTGGACTAGAGATTCCCTTAAAGGCCCCGTCTTGCAGGAGGATTTCGTCTGCATCACTGCTCATTTTGTCGATGATGATTGGAAGGTCAGGAGATGGATCCTGGGGTATGCTGGTGAGGTGGATGTGGTGGCTATGGATGATCTTTATGTTCACGGGTTTAGGAAGGCTGTTCAGGGGTTTGAGATTGAGGGGAAGGTCTCTACTCTTTTACTTCCTAATGATGAAGGGTTTGATGAAGAGACGTTGGGTGGTTTCAGGAGAGGGTTAGAAGAGAGGGGAGATAGCTCGATTGCGCCGCCGGTTTTTCTTGTCTATTGCTGCGCTGATCTTTTCAGGTTAATGGTTCATGATGTGTTTAGGGAGTTAAGCGGGAAGCTGCTGGAGGATTTGCGTATGATTGTTGGATGGGGAAAGTGTTCGTCTGAGAACTGGCACCTCTGGGTTTCTAATCTTCAACGAGCTGTTGATATGAAGAACGAGGATGAGTTCTCCAAGGATGAGATTTACGATGATTATGACAAACCGTCTGATGAAGAGTGGGTGAAGATTGAGACTTTTAGCAGGCTCGTTGGCTGTATGTATAAAGTGGCGGTGGAGCTTTTCGAGGGAGGGTATTCGACGTCTAATGTGTACTTCTACCTTCTTGCTGAGCTGAAGGTGATGTTGGAGAAGGAGCTTGAGGGGGCTGATAGTGATTACTTTCGCTGCAATGCTAAGTGGATGTTGAAGAGGTTTGATAAGTATTGGGATCATATGTTTCTGGTTTTGGCTACTGCTTCTGTGTTGGATCCTAGGTTCAAGATGAAGTATCTGGAGTTTTACTGCTCAAAGAAGATTGACAATGATGAAGGCTCGAAAGCTGAAACTGTTTTGGACTATTTGCGCAGTCTGTATGCTCGTTATGCAGCTAGTGATGTCTGTCAGAAACCAATATGCTCGGTTGTTACAGTTGACTCCAAAGAAGAAGGTGAAAATGATgatggaggaggagaagaagaagatcatgaTGAATTACAAGATGGTGAAGAAGATTATGATGATGAACAAGAAggagaaaatgaagaagattcTGATGAAGAActaggagaaggagaagaagattgtgaggatgatgaagaagaggaatatgacgaggaagaagatggagaagaaAAGTATGATTCTGATTCATCAGAAGAAGCAGAGAGGGAAGCAAGAAAGAACAGAGAAAAGAAGCCTGACGCCTGCAAAGATTTTGCTTTCTTTCAAGAATTTCTCAAGTTTGAAGGATCATCTCCAAGAGAGTGTGGTGAATCAGAGCTTGATGCCTACCTCAAAGAACCTGTTATGGAGTGGAACAAAGACTTCAAAGCACTGGACTGGTGGAGAGAAGAAGGTCACAAGTATCCAGTCCTCTCTCGAGTAGCTCGTGACATTCTCTCAATCCCAATCTCACGAGCCACGTCGTACCATGCTTATGGAATGGACAGAAGAGAGCCTCCTGCGTTCGTCGTCTCCTTGGAAGCCGAAGTTGCCAACGCCATGATGTGCAGCAAAAAATGGTTACGACTTTGA
- the LOC103869698 gene encoding zinc finger BED domain-containing protein RICESLEEPER 1 yields MDNNSDLDSNSGSDSETRKEPNIDVHVEDTVDDTVDDLMDDFEDDDDFEEEEEEDNDDDDMVEDEADGGHNPMSNWLGITPASIRKEVLKIHEERKLKAKRFLNDFQGKLTLSYEWLLLNNQGYYRGPIKHEDFTCLAAHFIDDNWKVRKWILGYTTDASVPLNDVYIHHFRTAVQSFDIQNKVSTILLPNDEDFDEKTVDAIKKCVGEGGVNPPVFVVYCCADLFRLMVDGLCSGFRWTLYEELRMLVGWGRCSSPNWDLKLYHYQRAVDMHKEDAFSKDEIYDDYDKPSDEEWVKIETFCKLGGCVYKVAKELFEEGWATSNVYFHLLAELKVMLKMEVDGGGGGGGGSEYFLRKAKKVLKMFDKYWSGMFLVLAAACVLDPRFKMKYVEFYCSKKIEDDEGSNAEAVLEYLRSLFARYAASDIFKKPICSVDTVDHEVDEEDEDEDCVDDEEEADKEEKEKPDAYKDFVLFQEFLKFEGSSSRELGESELDAYLKEPIMEWNKDFKALEWWKEKSQTYPVLSRVARDILSIPISRATSYDAYVSDKREPPENVLSMDAKAANAVMCGRSWLPLIR; encoded by the exons ATGGACAACAACAGTGATCTCGATTCCAATTCCGGCTCTGATTCAG AAACGAGGAAGGAACCAAACATAGACGTTCATGTGGAAGATACTGTAGACGACACTGTTGACGATCTCATGGACGActttgaagatgatgatgattttgaggaggaggaggaggaagacaatgatgatgatgacatggTTGAGGATGAGGCAGATGGTGGTCACAACCCAATGTCGAACTGGTTAGGAATCACTCCAGCTTCCATCAGGAAAGAGGTCCTCAAGATACACGAAGAACGCAAACTCAAAGCCAAGAGATTCCTCAACGACTTTCAAGGGAAGCTAACCCTCTCTTACGAGTGGCTGCTTCTCAACAACCAAGGCTACTATAGAGGCCCCATCAAACACGAGGACTTCACCTGTCTGGCTGCTCATTTCATCGATGATAACTGGAAGGTCAGGAAATGGATCCTCGGCTACACCACCGACGCGTCCGTACCTTTAAATGATGTCTACATTCACCATTTTCGAACAGCTGTTCAGAGCTTCGACATTCAAAACAAAGTCTCTACTATACTGCTCCCTAACGATGAGGATTTCGATGAGAAGACGGTTGACGCTATCAAGAAATGTGTGGGAGAGGGAGGGGTTAACCCGCCGGTTTTCGTGGTGTACTGCTGTGCTGATCTGTTCCGGTTGATGGTTGATGGTTTGTGCAGCGGGTTTAGGTGGACTTTGTACGAGGAGCTTCGTATGTTGGTTGGGTGGGGGAGGTGTTCGTCGCCTAACTGGGATTTGAAGCTGTATCATTACCAGCGAGCTGTTGATATGCATAAGGAGGATGCGTTCTCCAAGGATGAGATTTATGATGATTATGATAAGCCGTCTGATGAGGAGTGGGTGAAGATTGAGACGTTTTGTAAGCTCGGTGGGTGTGTTTATAAAGTGGCTAAGGAGCTTTTTGAGGAAGGGTGGGCGACTTCTAATGTGTATTTTCATCTTCTTGCTGAGCTTAAGGTGATGTTGAAGATGGAGgttgatggtggtggtggtggtggtggtgggagtGAGTATTTTCTCCGGAAAGCTAAGAAGGTGTTGAAGATGTTTGATAAGTATTGGAGTGGtatgtttttggttttggctgCTGCTTGTGTGTTGGACCCGAGGTTCAAGATGAAGTACGTTGAGTTTTACTGCTCGAAGAAGATTGAGGATGATGAGGGATCAAATGCTGAAGCTGTTTTGGAATATTTGCGCAGTCTGTTTGCTCGCTATGCAGCTAGTGATATCTTTAAGAAACCAATATGTTCTGTTGATACAGTTGACCATGAAGtggatgaagaagatgaggatgaAGATTGTGTTGATGATGAAGAGGAAGCAGATAAGGAAGAGAAGGAGAAGCCTGATGCGTACAAGgactttgttttgtttcaagaGTTTCTCAAGTTTGAAGGATCATCTTCAAGAGAGCTTGGTGAATCAGAGCTTGATGCCTACCTCAAGGAACCGATCATGGAGTGGAACAAAGACTTCAAAGCGTTGGAGTGGTGGAAAGAGAAGAGCCAAACTTATCCAGTACTCTCCCGTGTAGCTCGTGACATTCTCTCTATACCGATCTCACGTGCCACGTCTTACGATGCTTATGTTTCGGACAAAAGAGAGCCTCCTGAGAATGTTCTGTCCATGGATGCCAAAGCTGCTAACGCAGTGATGTGCGGCAGAAGCTGGTTACCACTTATAAGATAG
- the LOC103869699 gene encoding LOW QUALITY PROTEIN: probable protein phosphatase 2C 43 (The sequence of the model RefSeq protein was modified relative to this genomic sequence to represent the inferred CDS: inserted 1 base in 1 codon) → MRASRASSLTQKWLLLTQLCLLKDLVIRCVRQFIRRAKAMLLSQNVVVVEPAEISVVVDVKSSQQDLNSFQIAQVRIRDSVCIEIPVPEETPLLGSVKTCSVTEEDVTEFVPKISSGSYADKGSREYMEDEHICIDDLSSHLPSSFFRFPVPVAFYGVFDGHGGSEASQYIKENATRLFFEDDVFRESHFVLNNFFLQEVEKSHREAYRLADLAMEDESIVSGSCGTTALTALVIGRHLMVANVGDCRAVLCRXGKAVDMSFDHKSTFELERRRVEELGGYFEGEYIYGELAVTRALGDWSLKRYSSLGGSLSPLISDPEIKQVVLTEEDEFLIMGCDGVWDVMTSQYAVTFARQGLRRHGDPRRCAMELGREAFRLNSADNVTVLVICFTSSSSTPQRRRIQFCVSDEARASLQAMLQG, encoded by the exons atgcgTGCAAGCAGAGCTTCTTCACTCACCCAAAAATGGCTGCTTTTGACACAGCTTTGTCTTCTGAAGGATCTCGTAATCAGATGCGTACGTCAGTTCATCAGAAGAGCTAAAGCGATGCTTCTGAGTCAAAACGTCGTCGTCGTCGAGCCTGCTGAGATCAGTGTCGTCGTCGACGTTAAGTCGTCTCAACAAGATCTCAATAGCTTTCAGATTGCTCAAGTTCGAATCCGTGACTCTGTCTGTATCGAGATTCCTGTTCCTGAAGAAACGCCTCTGTTAGGATCG GTCAAGACTTGTTCTGTTACTGAAGAGGATGTTACTGAGTTTGTCCCGAAGATAAGTTCTGGGAGTTATGCGGATAAAGGCTCGAGGGAGTACATGGAAGATGAACACATATGCATAGACGATCTTTCATCTCATCTTCCCTCTTCCTTCTTTAGATTCCCTGTTCCCGTTGCTTTCTACGGTGTGTTTGATGGCCATGGTGGATCTGAAGCTTCTCAGTACATCAAAGAGAATGCAACGAGATTGTTCTTTGAAGACGATGTGTTTAGAGAGTCTCACTTTGTTCTGAACAACTTTTTCTTGCAAGAAGTGGAGAAGTCTCACCGGGAAGCGTATAGGTTAGCTGACCTCGCCATGGAGGATGAAAGCATTGTTAGTGGTTCGTGCGGAACAACCGCATTGACAGCTCTTGTGATCGGGAGGCACTTGATGGTTGCTAACGTTGGTGATTGTCGGGCGGTGCTATGCA GAGGGAAAGCTGTAGATATGTCGTTTGATCATAAGTCTACGTTTGAGCTGGAGCGGAGACGGGTGGAGGAGTTAGGAGGGTACTTTGAAGGGGAGTATATATACGGTGAGCTCGCCGTAACAAGAGCTCTTGGAGACTGGTCACTGAAGAGGTACTCTTCCTTGGGAGGTTCTTTGTCGCCTCTCATCTCAGACCCGGAGATTAAGCAGGTGGTTTTGACCGAGGAAGATGAGTTTTTGATAATGGGGTGTGACGGTGTTTGGGACGTGATGACGAGCCAGTATGCTGTTACGTTTGCCAGGCAAGGTCTGAGGAGGCACGGTGACCCGAGGAGATGTGCGATGGAACTTGGAAGGGAAGCGTTCAGGCTTAACTCGGCGGATAATGTTACAGTGTTGGTCATCTGCTTCACGTCTTCGTCTTCAACTCCCCAGAGGAGGAGAATACAGTTTTGTGTTTCTGATGAAGCCAGAGCCAGTTTGCAAGCGATGCTACAAGGCTAA
- the LOC103869701 gene encoding dihydrolipoyl dehydrogenase 2, mitochondrial produces the protein MAMANLARRKAYLLTRNISTAPLRSSFSLSRGFASSGSDENDVVIIGGGPGGYVAAIKAAQLGLKTTCIEKRGALGGTCLNVGCIPSKALLHSSHMYHEAKHVFANHGVKVSSVEVDLPAMLAQKDTAVKNLTRGIEGLFKKNKVNYVKGYGKFLSPSEVSVETTDGETTVVKGKHIIVATGSDVKSLPGITIDEKKIVSSTGALSLSEIPKKLIVIGAGYIGLEMGSVWGRLGSEVTVVEFAADIVPSMDGEIRKQFQRSLEKQKMKFMLKTKVVGVDSSGDGVKLIVEPAEGGDQTTLEADVVLVSAGRSPFTSGLDLDKIGVETDKVGRILVNERFSTNVSGVYAIGDVIPGPMLAHKAEEDGVACVEFIAGKHGHVDYDKVPGVVYTYPEVASVGKTEEQLKKDGVSYRVGKFPFMANSRAKAIDTAEGLVKILADKETDKILGVHIMSPNAGELIHEAVLAINYDASSEDIARVCHAHPTMSEAIKEAAMATYDKPIHM, from the exons ATGGCGATGGCGAACTTGGCTAGAAGAAAGGCTTACCTTCTCACCAGAAACATCTCCACTGCCCCTCTCAGATCCTCCTTCTCCCTCTCCCGCGGCTTCGCTTCGTCCGGATCCGACGAAAACGATGTCGTCATCATCGGCGGCGGTCCTGGAGGCTACGTGGCGGCGATTAAGGCCGCACAGCTCGGTCTCAAGACAACCTGCATCGAGAAACGCGGCGCTCTCGGTGGTACTTGTCTCAACGTCGGATGTATTCCTTCAAAG GCTCTTCTTCACTCTTCTCACATGTACCATGAAGCAAAGCACGTTTTTGCCAACCATGGTGTCAAGGTCTCTTCCGTTGAGGTTGATCTCCCTGCCATGTTAGCTCAGAAAGACACAGCCGTCAAGAATCTCACCCGCGGTATCGAAGGCctcttcaagaagaacaagGTGAACTACGTTAAGGGCTACGGCAAGTTCCTCTCCCCTTCTGAAGTCTCTGTGGAGACAACCGATGGAGAAACCACCGTTGTGAAAGGGAAGCATATCATTGTTGCAACTGGCTCGGATGTCAAGTCTTTGCCCGGCATCACTATCGATGAAAAGAAGATTGTCTCGTCGACAGGAGCACTGTCTCTGTCTGAGATACCGAAGAAGCTGATCGTCATTGGCGCTGGCTACATTGGTCTTGAGATGGGTTCTGTGTGGGGACGGCTTGGATCAGAGGTCACAGTTGTTGAGTTTGCAGCTGATATTGTGCCCTCTATGGATGGCGAAATCCGCAAGCAGTTTCAACGTTCGTTGGAGAAGCAGAAGATGAAGTTCATGCTCAAGACTAAAGTAGTTGGCGTGGATTCTTCAGGAGATGGCGTCAAGCTCATAGTGGAGCCTGCAGAAGGTGGAGACCAGACTACTCTCGAAGCTGATGTTGTCCTTGTCTCAGCAGGAAGATCTCCCTTCACATCTGGACTTGATCTTGACAAAATCGGAGTTGAAACTGACAAAGTAGGGAGGATCCTCGTGAACGAGAGGTTCTCAACCAACGTTTCAGGCGTTTACGCTATTGGAGATGTGATTCCAGGACCAATGCTGGCTCACAAAGCCGAAGAAGACGGCGTGGCTTGTGTTGAGTTTATAGCAGGCAAACACGGACACGTGGATTACGACAAGGTCCCTGGCGTTGTCTACACATATCCTGAAGTTGCCTCTGTGGGTAAAACCGAGGAGCAGCTGAAGAAAGACGGTGTGAGCTACCGAGTTGGGAAGTTTCCGTTCATGGCTAATAGCAGAGCCAAGGCTATTGATACAGCAGAGGGATTGGTCAAGATTTTGGCTGATAAAGAGACGGACAAGATCTTGGGAGTTCACATTATGTCGCCAAACGCGGGAGAGTTGATCCACGAGGCGGTTCTGGCGATTAACTATGATGCGTCTAGTGAAGACATTGCTAGAGTCTGTCACGCTCATCCCACCATGAGTGAGGCTATCAAGGAAGCTGCTATGGCTACCTACGACAAGCCCATTCACATGTAG